The Papaver somniferum cultivar HN1 unplaced genomic scaffold, ASM357369v1 unplaced-scaffold_107, whole genome shotgun sequence genome includes a region encoding these proteins:
- the LOC113328174 gene encoding disease resistance protein RGA2-like, producing MDALLVNGVTELLKTLGPVVTQQISNALGGTDELEKLKRDLETIAAVTTDAENNKSQAAGHWLKRLRAVAYDAEKVLEAYSWEAMRRSEMNEVRKSISAAKSNLKLGLKMKNINKSLDEISIDMAKFQFQICTPEVSTYYQKTVHQNRLISSVVDESSVLGRDDDKSNIIKMLTTPPTSSSASSSSSLNPCQQEKVSVISIVGMGGLGKTTLAHLVYEDDSIMSTFKTRAWVCVSDVFDIKKISTDIYESVTNNKCEEFSNLAVLISKFQQELNNKKYFLVLDDVWTEDPKDWYKLRDLLMVGAHGSKVLVTTRSKNVASIVGGAVPPYMLENLPHSVCWSIIKTKSFSIGGAMVTPRMTSIGEEIARKCGGLPLAANVLGSLMYLHKTENDWLSIRDDVSLRSVDASTQIISILKLSYDKLPSHLKLCFSYCSLFPKDWKISREILVRLWMAEGFLDASHIGNQIPPEDVGNEYFHTLLANSFFQDVTKNELGDIKTCKMHDLVHDLAQRVNSVHDIKVINPRDIESVSEFCRVHLNLDVKTLETISTTFKKAKRLRTILSFRDDHFGKQNLFFNKGLRIICLLGGVYRKFYSSRNIDRDIFIPSSISKCMHLRYLDLSDCNFDGGHNLSIHQLYNLQTLVLDGCKNVDTILRGIGSLKKLRHLNLRDSDVTKLPDSVDMLTDLQTLDLSYCLCLPSLPLNIGSLKNLRELQLCECRALENLPEDLGELTRLRCLDLSFTEIEVLPESCISNLCNLEMLVFMEYFELPNEIKNWPKLRILTHCGEEHYKEEIDARMPRGMESLTCLESLHISVAKNSEDPISCSRGIEELSSLNSLQELWIYNLEYVRSGVDAKRARLKDKINLRDLSLHWSSILDDGDEITFDEALEGLQPHPSLIDLRIYACPGLKLPKWMGSPNCFPNLVKIELGGCNRCEKLPALGMLPCLQFLYIALMKSVKCLGEEFYYQQEVKEEERISSSRSNVTTISLFPSLNELNIYCMENLEDWGAPQLPIYNSFPSLEKLVILECPKLRSTTNSFSFLKALRFDDTNDEAVISILDTGRLASLTSLSITNSPELTHISLGLVLQKLAPNLQRFNIFYCHRFRGFLEHGAQNNNSNSLRSLGLFSCPVLILLPDLRSWTSLQKLTILDCGILGESLPYDLKESLTFLEELKVDFIQ from the coding sequence ATGGATGCATTACTTGTTAACGGTGTTACCGAGTTACTGAAAACTTTAGGTCCTGTTGTTACTCAACAGATCAGTAATGCTTTGGGTGGCACAGATGAACTGGAAAAACTTAAAAGAGATTTGGAGACGATTGCGGCTGTAACAACTGATGCTGAGAACAACAAATCTCAGGCTGCTGGACATTGGCTAAAAAGGCTCAGGGCTGTTGCCTATGATGCTGAAAAGGTTCTGGAGGCCTATTCTTGGGAAGCCATGCGTCGATCTGAAATGAATGAGGTACGAAAATCAATTTCAGCTGCCAAATCTAATTTGAAGTTGGGTCTTAAAATGAAGAATATTAACAAGAGCCTAGATGAGATTTCTATTGACATGGCAAAGTTTCAGTTTCAAATTTGTACTCCTGAAGTTAGCACTTATTATCAGAAAACTGTGCACCAAAACCGACTGATATCATCTGTTGTAGATGAATCAAGTGTCctaggaagagatgatgataaaTCAAACATCATAAAGATGTTAACTACACCTCCCACATCATCATCAGcatcctcttcatcttctttaaaTCCTTGTCAACAAGAAAAAGTTTCTGTGATATCCATAGTGGGCATGGGTGGGTTAGGAAAAACTACACTTGCTCATTTGGTCTACGAAGATGACTCGATAATGAGTACCTTTAAGACTAGAGCTTGGGTTTGTGTGTCTGATGTTTTTGATATCAAAAAAATATCTACAGACATATATGAGTCAGTTACGAATAACAAGTGTGAAGAGTTTTCAAATCTTGCTGTCCTCATTAGTAAATTTCAACAAGAGTTAAACAACAAGAAATATTTCTTAGTACTGGATGATGTTTGGACCGAAGATCCAAAGGACTGGTATAAACTTAGAGATCTGCTAATGGTGGGTGCTCATGGGAGTAAGGTGTTAGTCACTACACGTAGTAAAAATGTTGCGTCTATTGTCGGAGGTGCTGTCCCACCATACATGTTAGAAAACCTACCCCATAGTGTTTGTTGGTCTATCATCAAGACAAAATCTTTTTCTATAGGTGGGGCAATGGTGACTCCAAGAATGACATCCATAGGAGAGGAGATTGCAAGAAAATGTGGTGGTTTACCACTTGCTGCGAATGTTCTAGGGAGTCTTATGTATTTGCATAAAACCGAGAATGATTGGTTGTCAATTAGAGACGACGTTAGTTTGCGTTCGGTAGATGCATCAACCCAAATCATATCAATACTAAAACTGAGTTATGATAAATTACCCTCTCATTTGAAACTTTGTTTTTCCTATTGCTCTTTATTCCCAAAGGATTGGAAGATTAGTAGGGAAATTTTAGTTCGTTTGTGGATGGCTGAAGGGTTCCTTGATGCTTCTCATATAGGAAATCAGATACCACCAGAAGATGTTGGTAATGAATACTTCCATACTTTACTGGCTAATTCTTTTTTTCAAGACGTGACGAAGAATGAGTTAGGCGACATCAAAACGTGCAAGATGCATGATCTGGTACATGATCTTGCTCAGAGGGTCAATAGCGTGCATGATATCAAGGTTATCAATCCCAGAGACATTGAATCTGTTTCTGAATTTTGCCGTGTACATTTAAATTTAGATGTGAAAACATTAGAAACAATTTCAACAACCTTCAAAAAAGCAAAAAGATTGAGGACCATTCTTTCCTTCAGGGATGATCACTTtggaaaacaaaatttatttttcaaCAAGGGTTTGCGGATAATTTGTTTGCTTGGTGGGGTTTATCGGAAATTCTACAGTTCAAGAAATATAGATAGAGATATATTCATCCCCTCTTCCATATCCAAGTGTATGCATTTGAGGTACCTTGACCTGTCTGATTGTAATTTTGATGGAGGACATAATTTATCCATCCATCAACTTTACAATCTGCAGACGTTAGTGCTGGATGGTTGTAAAAATGTTGATACCATTCTTAGAGGAATTGGGTCTTTAAAAAAGTTAAGGCACCTTAATCTCCGGGATTCGGACGTGACAAAGCTACCTGATTCTGTTGATATGCTTACGGATTTGCAGACACTAGATCTAAGTTACTGCCTTTGTTTACCTTCCTTACCTCTAAATATTGGGTCTTTGAAAAATCTAAGGGAGTTGCAGCTTTGTGAGTGTAGAGCATTAGAAAACTTACCTGAAGACCTTGGAGAATTGACCCGATTAAGATGCCTTGATTTATCATTTACTGAGATCGAAGTATTGCCTGAGTCATGCATTAGCAACCTTTGCAATTTGGAGATGCTGGTATTTATGGAGTACTTTGAGCTTCCCAATGAAATAAAGAATTGGCCAAAGTTGAGAATCCTCACACACTGTGGAGAGGAACATTATAAAGAGGAAATAGATGCTCGAATGCCTAGAGGTATGGAATCTCTAACTTGCCTTGAATCATTACATATTAGTGTGGCGAAGAACAGTGAAGATCCCATCTCTTGTAGTCGTGGGATTGAAGAGTTATCCAGCTTAAATTCTCTACAAGAGTTATGGATTTACAATTTGGAGTATGTGAGAAGTGGCGTTGATGCGAAGAGAGCGAGGCTAAAAGATAAGATAAACCTCCGTGATTTGTCTCTACATTGGAGCTCCATTTTGGACGACGGCGATGAAATAACATTTGATGAGGCGTTGGAGGGTCTCCAACCTCACCCTAGTTTGATAGACTTGAGAATATATGCTTGTCCAGGTTTAAAGCTTCCGAAATGGATGGGTTCTCCGAATTGCTTTCCGAATTTAGTAAAAATAGAACTTGGGGGTTGTAACAGATGTGAGAAGCTACCTGCGCTGGGTATGCTCCCATGTCTTCAGTTTCTTTATATTGCATTGATGAAGTCAGTGAAGTGTTTGGGTGAAGAATTTTATTACCAACAagaagtaaaagaagaagaaagaattagcAGCAGCAGAAGTAATGTCACTACAATCTCATTATTCCCTTCGTTAAATGAGTTGAATATTTATTGCATGGAAAATCTAGAAGATTGGGGTGCTCCACAGCTTccaatttataattcatttccTTCACTTGAGAAGCTAGTAATCTTGGAGTGTCCTAAACTGAGAAGCACAAcaaattcattttcttttctcaAGGCATTGCGATTTGATGACACCAACGATGAGGCAGTAATCTCAATCTTAGATACCGGAAGACTTGCCTCTCTTACATCCCTTTCTATAACAAACTCTCCAGAGCTAACGCATATTTCACTGGGCTTGGTACTCCAAAAGTTAGCTCCGAATCTTCAACGCTTCAATATCTTTTATTGCCATAGGTTTCGAGGTTTTCTTGAACATGGTGCTCAAAACAACAACAGCAATTCTCTCCGCTCATTAGGGTTGTTTAGTTGTCCTGTTTTAATCTTACTGCCGGATTTGCGATCATGGACTTCTCTACAGAAATTAACCATCCTCGACTGCGGAATATTGGGGGAATCATTACCCTACGATCTCAAGGAATCTCTTACCTTTCTTGAAGAGCTGAAAGTTGATTTCATTCAATGA